The Euphorbia lathyris chromosome 2, ddEupLath1.1, whole genome shotgun sequence genome includes a window with the following:
- the LOC136217620 gene encoding stachyose synthase encodes MAPPDDTTASLPKLLQSLTSTEHFLLSNGKFSIKGFPLLSDVPENVTFSPFSSICNPSQSSAPFPLLHRVQSLSPRGGFLGFHKDSPSDSLLNSLGKFTDRQFLSIFRFKTWWSTMWVGNSGSDLQLETQWVLLNVPEINSYLIIIPIIETGFRSSLHPGKNGEIMISVESGSTKVKSSSFKAIAYVHVSENPYNLMKEAYSAIRVHLNTFRLIEEKSVPSLVDKFGWCTWDAFYLTVEPAGVWHGVNEFAEGGIAPRFLIIDDGWQSINLDGENPNEDAKRLVLGGSQMTGRLYRLDENEKFRNYKGKSMVDTNFDSKKPKMLISKAIELEHAEKDREKAIGSGESDLKGIESRIEGVKRELEAIFGGEENISMCCEGEKTGMKGFVSDLRERFEGLDDIYVWHALCGAWGGVRPGSITNLRSKIVACKLSPGLCGTMDDLAVDKIVEGGIGVVDPDQAGELYDSMHSYLASVGVTGVKVDVIHSLEYACEEYGGRVELAKAYYKGLSDSISKNFNGNGLISSMQQCNDFLFLGTNQISMGRVGDDFWFQDPNGDPMGVYWLQGVHMIHCAYNSLWMGQIIKPDWDMFQSDHLCAKFHAGSRAICGGPVYVSDSLGCHDFKLLNKLVYPDGSIPKCQHFAMPTRDCLFKNPLFDNKTVLKIWNFNKYGGVIGAFNCQGAGWDPNQRRFKGFPKCYNPISASIHVTDIEWDQNPETAHMASAEEYVVYLNLAQELALTAPEFTPIQLTLQPSSFELFSFIPIKKLGFNVKFAPIGLTNMFNNGGTIQELEYYETSVEIKVRGGGNFLAYSNVLPTMCLLNDAQERFEWSTDGKLRLDLAWDEGTGGISVLQFIF; translated from the exons ATGGCTCCCCCGGATGATACCACCGCTTCCCTCCCAAAACTCCTTCAATCCCTGACTTCAACCGAGCACTTTCTTCTATCTAATGGAAAGTTCAGTATCAAAGGCTTTCCATTACTTTCAGATGTTCCAGAAAATGTAACTTTTTCCCCCTTTTCATCTATCTGCAACCCCTCCCAATCTTCTGCTCCATTTCCTCTCCTCCACCGTGTCCAATCCCTATCTCCCAGAGGTGGATTCCTCGGATTCCACAAAGATTCCCCCTCCGATTCTCTCCTCAATTCCTTAGGCAAGTTCACAGACAGACAATTCCTATCCATTTTCAGATTCAAAACATGGTGGTCTACCATGTGGGTAGGCAATTCAGGGTCTGATTTACAATTGGAAACCCAATGGGTTCTCCTAAATGTCCCTGAAATCAACTCTTATCTCATCATAATACCAATTATAGAAACTGGGTTTCGATCATCTCTTCACCCTGGAAAAAATGGGGAAATAATGATTAGTGTTGAAAGTGGTTCAACCAAAGTAAAATCATCCTCTTTTAAAGCTATTGCATATGTTCATGTCTCTGAAAATCCTTACAATTTAATGAAAGAAGCTTATAGTGCAATTAGAGTCCATCTCAACACATTTAGACTAATTGAAGAGAAATCTGTTCCTTCTCTTGTTGATAAATTCGGGTGGTGCACTTGGGATGCATTTTACCTAACTGTGGAGCCTGCTGGTGTCTGGCATGGTGTTAATGAGTTTGCAGAAGGTGGGATTGCTCCGAGGTTTTTAATTATCGATGATGGCTGGCAAAGCATCAATCTTGATGGAGAAAACCCAAATGAAGATGCGAAAAGACTCGTTCTTGGTGGATCTCAAATGACAGGTAGACTTTACAGATTAGATGAAAATGAAAAGTTCAGGAACTACAAGGGTAAATCAATGGTGGATACTAATTTTGATTCAAAGAAGCCGAAGATGTTGATTTCAAAGGCGATTGAGTTAGAACATGCTGAGAAAGACAGGGAAAAGGCAATTGGCTCAGGTGAAAGTGATTTGAAAGGTATAGAAAGTAGAATTGAGGGGGTGAAACGAGAATTGGAAGCCATTTTTGGGGGAGAAGAGAATATTTCAATGTGTTGTGAGGGTGAGAAAACTGGGATGAAGGGTTTTGTAAGTGATTTGAGGGAGAGATTTGAAGGTTTGGATGATATATATGTGTGGCATGCTCTTTGTGGTGCTTGGGGTGGGGTTAGGCCTGGTTCTATAACTAATTTGAGATCAAAGATTGTTGCTTGTAAATTGTCACCTGGTTTGTGTGGAACTATGGATGATCTAGCTGTGGATAAGATTGTTGAAGGTGGGATTGGAGTTGTTGATCCAGATCAAGCTGGGGAGCTTTATGATTCTATGCATTCTTATCTTGCTAGTGTTGGTGTTACTGGAGTCAAAGTCGACGTTATTCAT TCTCTGGAATATGCGTGTGAAGAATATGGAGGGCGTGTTGAGCTTGCAAAAGCATATTACAAGGGTCTTTCAGATTCCATTTCAAAGAATTTCAATGGAAATGGACTTATCTCTAGCATGCAACAATGCAATGATTTCCTCTTCCTTGGGACTAACCAGATTTCCATGGGAAGAGTAG GTGATGATTTCTGGTTCCAGGATCCAAATGGAGATCCAATGGGAGTATATTGGCTGCAAGGAGTACATATGATTCATTGTGCATATAACAGCTTGTGGATGGGACAGATTATAAAACCAGACTGGGACATGTTTCAGTCTGACCATTTATGTGCTAAATTCCATGCTGGGTCAAGGGCTATTTGTGGTGGTCCTGTTTATGTGAGTGACTCTTTGGGTTGCCATGATTTTAAGCTACTGAATAAACTAGTGTATCCTGATGGTTCCATTCCCAAATGCCAACACTTTGCAATGCCTACTAGAGACTGCCTCTTCAAAAACCCTCTTTTTGACAACAAAACTGTTCTCAAGATTTGGAACTTCAACAAG TATGGAGGTGTAATCGGAGCATTCAACTGCCAAGGAGCTGGATGGGACCCAAATCAGAGAAGATTCAAAGGTTTCCCCAAATGCTACAACCCAATTTCCGCCTCTATTCACGTCACTGACATCGAATGGGACCAAAATCCAGAAACTGCCCACATGGCCTCGGCAGAGGAATACGTAGTTTATCTGAATCTAGCACAAGAGCTAGCGCTCACCGCTCCAGAATTTACTCCGATTCAACTCACTCTTCAGCCATCTTCATTTGAGCTCTTCAGCTTTATCCCTATCAAGAAGTTAGGGTTCAATGTTAAGTTTGCTCCAATTGGATTAACTAACATGTTTAATAATGGTGGCACTATTCAGGAATTGGAGTATTATGAAACTAGTGTTGAGATTAAAGTTAGAGGTGGAGGTAATTTCTTGGCCTATTCGAATGTGTTGCCGACTATGTGTTTGTTGAATGACGCACAAGAGCGGTTTGAGTGGTCCACTGATGGGAAACTTAGGCTGGATCTTGCTTGGGATGAAGGAACTGGTGGAATTTCTGTTCTGCAGTTTATATTTTGA